The Amycolatopsis sp. DG1A-15b genome window below encodes:
- a CDS encoding AMP-binding protein: MGTEADATTPVPAAHDTFTDILRSLAADPKRGLVFGDQEWTWAELVQEAADRAAFFASLRKPAGRQFHVGLLLDNVPDYVHWAGVAGLGGAVIVGINSIRSASEIAVDVRHADVDLIITEPRLRHLVAGQDCGVARDRILDVDTSAYQDLLAVWRGAKLPTTRPEPGDLVALMFSFGSTGSPKAVILTQGRLARLTPVLTTRIELSRETTTYLCMPLFHGSSLMMNLVPAIATVGMVRKFSTSRFSGDVHRFGATYVNYVGRALSYVLANPEDPRDRTGTLGLGFGTEVSEADVRRFGERFGCQVIEGRRRQAVPLGHQCPLSKADGEGGAKVAAVCCRH; encoded by the coding sequence ATGGGTACCGAGGCGGATGCCACAACGCCGGTTCCGGCCGCACACGACACCTTCACCGACATCCTCCGCTCGCTCGCTGCCGACCCGAAGCGCGGATTGGTCTTCGGCGATCAGGAGTGGACCTGGGCCGAGCTCGTCCAGGAGGCTGCGGACCGCGCCGCGTTCTTCGCGTCGCTCCGCAAGCCCGCCGGCCGGCAGTTCCACGTCGGGCTTCTGCTGGACAACGTGCCGGACTACGTCCACTGGGCCGGGGTCGCGGGGCTCGGTGGTGCGGTCATCGTCGGCATCAACTCGATCCGCAGTGCGAGCGAGATCGCCGTCGACGTCCGGCACGCGGACGTCGACCTGATCATCACCGAGCCTCGTCTTCGTCACCTCGTGGCCGGGCAGGACTGCGGCGTCGCCCGTGACCGGATCCTCGACGTGGACACGAGCGCGTACCAGGACCTGCTCGCAGTGTGGCGGGGTGCCAAGCTCCCCACGACGCGCCCTGAACCGGGCGACCTGGTCGCGCTCATGTTCAGCTTCGGATCCACCGGATCACCGAAGGCCGTGATCCTCACCCAAGGACGGCTCGCGCGGCTCACGCCCGTTCTCACGACGCGGATCGAGCTGAGCCGGGAGACGACGACCTACCTGTGCATGCCCCTGTTCCACGGCAGTTCGCTGATGATGAACCTCGTGCCGGCCATCGCGACCGTCGGCATGGTGCGCAAGTTCTCCACCAGCCGGTTCAGCGGCGACGTCCACCGGTTCGGAGCCACGTACGTCAACTACGTCGGCCGCGCGCTGTCCTATGTGCTAGCCAACCCCGAAGATCCCCGCGATCGCACCGGAACACTCGGACTCGGTTTCGGCACCGAGGTCTCGGAGGCCGATGTGCGCCGCTTCGGTGAGCGGTTCGGCTGCCAGGTGATCGAGGGGAGGCGCCGACAAGCTGTTCCGCTGGGCCACCAATGCCCGCTGAGTAAAGCAGATGGGGAGGGTGGCGCGAAGGTTGCGGCGGTCTGCTGCCGCCACTAA
- a CDS encoding ATP-binding protein: MYGDVESAERHQTVPIRRWAQHVFPRGRENPAELARAFLREHLADWGVSDLVYDGTLIVGELVSNAIQHTMSAPDVHLDLRRGLLTIAVADSSPRPAMLVERADLRDPGLGLRIVAHTAKAWGSSRRWSGGKVVWATLTTPTTAEGAAAPRAMAARLLSRP, encoded by the coding sequence GTGTACGGCGATGTCGAATCGGCGGAACGCCACCAGACGGTCCCGATCCGCCGATGGGCCCAGCACGTGTTCCCCCGCGGTAGGGAAAACCCGGCAGAACTCGCCCGTGCATTTCTCCGTGAACATCTGGCCGACTGGGGCGTATCGGACCTGGTCTACGACGGCACTCTGATCGTGGGCGAGCTCGTCTCCAACGCGATCCAGCACACTATGTCCGCCCCCGATGTGCACCTCGATCTTCGCCGGGGCTTGCTCACGATCGCGGTGGCCGACAGCAGTCCCCGGCCCGCTATGTTGGTCGAGCGGGCCGACCTGCGCGATCCCGGCCTCGGGCTACGGATCGTCGCCCACACCGCGAAGGCGTGGGGCAGCAGCCGCCGCTGGTCGGGCGGCAAGGTCGTCTGGGCCACCCTCACCACCCCAACCACAGCTGAAGGCGCGGCCGCGCCCCGGGCAATGGCCGCGCGACTTCTTTCGCGACCGTGA
- a CDS encoding diguanylate cyclase, translating into MITLDRRDGERLHGPAAATSPDTTELVDLGHFKWINDTYGTPAGDDVLRTVAQAFDEMTRPSDLVRRGRAAGSVATRTDKPGSRQVRNPGVPVPPGQIRLPGRHRARGTSTV; encoded by the coding sequence ATGATCACGCTCGATCGGCGCGACGGGGAGCGGTTGCATGGGCCGGCCGCGGCGACATCGCCCGACACAACAGAGCTGGTCGATCTCGGCCACTTCAAGTGGATTAACGACACCTATGGAACTCCGGCGGGCGACGACGTCCTCCGAACGGTTGCGCAAGCCTTCGACGAAATGACTCGGCCGAGCGACTTGGTCCGCCGTGGGCGGGCGGCCGGCAGCGTAGCGACGCGCACCGACAAACCCGGCTCGCGACAGGTCCGTAACCCGGGAGTCCCGGTTCCACCAGGGCAGATCCGGTTACCAGGGCGACACCGCGCCCGGGGCACCTCCACGGTCTGA
- a CDS encoding FAD-dependent oxidoreductase yields MSRCDVVIIGGGAAGLSAALVLPRARRRVLVVDAGTPPVTATGATSTTLTHLEGRLTPATSGGTGDDMPAHLAPTDEGERHAR; encoded by the coding sequence ATGAGTCGATGCGACGTCGTGATCATCGGCGGTGGCGCCGCGGGCCTGTCAGCCGCGTTGGTGCTGCCGCGGGCCCGCCGCCGGGTCCTCGTGGTGGACGCCGGAACGCCGCCGGTGACCGCAACGGGGGCTACCAGCACCACCCTGACCCACCTGGAGGGGCGCCTGACGCCCGCCACGAGCGGAGGGACCGGTGACGACATGCCCGCACACCTCGCACCCACCGATGAAGGAGAACGCCATGCTCGCTGA